From Aquabacter sp. L1I39, the proteins below share one genomic window:
- a CDS encoding ArsR/SmtB family transcription factor, with translation MNETAETALTEAQIEEAAGMFAALAEPGRLRLLILLSAGEASVSDLAEAMGEKLTTLSARLKVLHAARLVRRQRRGKSIIYQLADDHVLTLVTSAVDHACEHH, from the coding sequence ATGAACGAAACGGCGGAAACGGCGCTGACCGAAGCGCAAATCGAGGAGGCCGCCGGCATGTTCGCCGCGCTCGCCGAACCGGGGCGCCTGCGGCTGCTGATCCTTCTGTCGGCGGGCGAGGCCTCCGTGTCCGACCTCGCCGAAGCCATGGGAGAAAAACTCACCACCTTGTCCGCCCGGCTCAAGGTGCTTCACGCGGCGCGGCTGGTGCGACGCCAGCGGCGCGGCAAATCCATCATCTACCAACTGGCCGACGATCATGTGCTCACTCTGGTGACCAGCGCCGTCGACCATGCCTGCGAACATCATTGA
- a CDS encoding SIR2 family NAD-dependent protein deacylase has translation MSASPIPAPDAIRPAAGPILSGADAQAHLKDVAAWLKADRLVPYLGPGVVAASGAGGTVPLAPEALAAELSKRHPAPGRMRTNMWAVAQFIDQRRHRKTLTAWMGEIFAPKLSPSPFQSYLAGLPSSLIVDTWYDGAMRAAFAGTGRTDFGEVQGITRAGITQDIWTRAYDAAGTLVPDATAESWTTILYKPHGAVTPAQNFLVADSDYVEVMTEIDIQSPIPPVVRDRRSFRGFLFLGCRFHDQMLRTYARQIMKRSRGPHFAVVDAASLTRNEARFFAEQGIAVLDLPLGTALDILMDA, from the coding sequence ATGTCCGCATCCCCCATTCCGGCCCCCGACGCCATCCGCCCCGCCGCCGGCCCCATCCTCTCCGGGGCGGACGCGCAGGCGCATCTGAAGGACGTGGCCGCCTGGCTGAAGGCCGACCGCCTCGTGCCCTATCTCGGCCCCGGCGTGGTGGCGGCAAGCGGGGCGGGCGGCACCGTGCCGCTGGCCCCCGAGGCGCTGGCCGCCGAACTCTCCAAGCGCCATCCCGCCCCCGGGCGCATGCGCACCAATATGTGGGCGGTGGCCCAGTTCATCGACCAGCGCCGCCACCGCAAGACGCTGACCGCCTGGATGGGCGAGATCTTCGCCCCGAAGCTCTCCCCCTCCCCGTTCCAGTCCTATCTGGCGGGGCTGCCCAGCTCGCTGATTGTGGACACCTGGTATGACGGCGCCATGCGCGCCGCCTTCGCGGGCACCGGGCGGACCGATTTCGGCGAGGTCCAGGGCATCACCCGGGCCGGCATCACGCAGGACATCTGGACCCGCGCCTATGACGCGGCCGGCACCCTCGTGCCCGACGCCACGGCGGAAAGCTGGACCACCATTCTCTACAAGCCCCACGGCGCGGTGACCCCCGCCCAGAACTTCCTAGTGGCGGACAGCGACTATGTGGAGGTGATGACCGAGATCGACATCCAGTCGCCCATCCCGCCCGTGGTGCGCGACCGCCGGTCTTTCCGGGGCTTCCTGTTCCTGGGCTGCCGCTTCCATGACCAGATGCTGCGCACCTATGCCCGGCAGATCATGAAGCGCTCGCGCGGCCCCCATTTCGCGGTGGTGGATGCGGCCTCTCTCACCCGCAACGAGGCCCGCTTCTTCGCCGAGCAGGGGATCGCCGTGCTCGATCTGCCGCTGGGCACCGCGCTCGACATCCTGATGGACGCATAG
- the nifT gene encoding putative nitrogen fixation protein NifT, protein MKLMIRKTPAGALSAYAPKKDLEEPIVDQEHAALWGGWVKLKNGWTFTLPDMPADTRLPITVNARKIGGEED, encoded by the coding sequence GTGAAGCTGATGATCCGCAAGACGCCCGCCGGGGCGCTCTCCGCCTATGCGCCCAAGAAGGATTTGGAGGAGCCCATCGTGGACCAGGAGCATGCGGCGCTGTGGGGCGGCTGGGTGAAGCTGAAGAATGGCTGGACCTTCACGCTCCCCGACATGCCCGCCGACACCCGCCTGCCCATCACCGTGAACGCCCGCAAGATTGGCGGCGAGGAGGACTGA
- a CDS encoding cation diffusion facilitator family transporter — MAQMSNDPAHEAGDGVAAGRATLGNGGHDRDADGPTPDAPGHDDPGHDHAGQDASSHHHPRHNARQDHSGHAHGAHDHDPSHAGHSHSGHSHAAPSSLRAFAIGASVNLAFVVVEAVFGVLSGSLSLLADAGHNLSDVLGLVLAWAAAWLSRRPPTDRRTFGFGRSSILAALANALILIAGTGGIIWEAVTRFADPAPIQTGVVMVVALIGIIVNFGTALLFMADRKKDLNVRGAFVHLVADAAISLGVVVAAGVIGLTGWLWLDPLVSIGISVAIIAGTWGLFRDSFDLALDAVPANVDGPAVAAYLKSRPGVAEVHDLHIWALSTTEVALTAHLVRPGAALDDAFLMETCAELKARFDIGHAALQVEAGEMACPLASPQVV; from the coding sequence ATGGCGCAGATGTCCAACGATCCGGCGCACGAAGCAGGCGACGGCGTGGCCGCGGGACGGGCGACCCTCGGGAATGGGGGGCATGACCGCGACGCGGACGGTCCCACCCCTGACGCACCGGGCCATGACGATCCTGGCCACGACCATGCTGGGCAGGATGCTTCCAGCCACCATCACCCGCGCCACAACGCGCGCCAAGACCACTCCGGCCACGCCCACGGCGCCCACGATCACGACCCTTCCCACGCCGGCCATTCCCATTCCGGCCATTCCCACGCGGCGCCGTCCTCGCTGCGGGCCTTCGCCATCGGCGCGTCGGTGAACCTGGCCTTCGTGGTGGTGGAAGCGGTGTTCGGGGTGCTGTCTGGTTCGCTGAGCCTATTGGCGGATGCCGGCCATAACCTGTCCGACGTGCTGGGCCTTGTGCTGGCCTGGGCGGCGGCGTGGCTGTCGCGGCGGCCACCCACGGATCGGCGCACCTTTGGCTTCGGGCGCTCGTCCATCCTGGCGGCGCTGGCAAATGCGCTGATCCTGATCGCCGGCACCGGCGGCATCATCTGGGAGGCGGTGACGCGCTTTGCCGATCCCGCCCCCATCCAGACGGGTGTCGTCATGGTGGTGGCCCTGATCGGCATCATCGTCAATTTCGGCACCGCCTTGCTGTTCATGGCGGACCGCAAGAAAGACCTGAATGTGCGCGGCGCCTTCGTCCACCTGGTGGCGGATGCGGCCATTTCGCTGGGCGTGGTGGTGGCGGCGGGGGTGATCGGGCTCACCGGCTGGCTGTGGCTGGACCCGCTGGTGTCCATTGGCATTTCGGTGGCGATCATCGCCGGCACATGGGGGCTGTTTCGCGACAGCTTCGACCTGGCGCTGGATGCGGTGCCCGCCAATGTGGATGGCCCGGCCGTTGCGGCCTATCTGAAGTCCCGCCCGGGAGTGGCCGAGGTGCATGACCTGCACATCTGGGCGCTCTCCACCACCGAGGTGGCCCTTACCGCCCATCTGGTGCGGCCCGGCGCCGCCCTGGACGACGCCTTTCTCATGGAAACCTGCGCCGAGCTGAAGGCCCGGTTCGACATTGGCCATGCGGCCTTGCAGGTGGAGGCGGGGGAGATGGCCTGCCCGCTCGCCTCGCCGCAGGTGGTGTGA
- the cysE gene encoding serine O-acetyltransferase: MPQTLFQTRPAPAAREAVAERWQDTVDPVWSRLRNEADAAMEAEPVLASFFVSAVLGHGSLEAVIAERIAARLDHAELPSAVIRAAFHEACAGDSSIPQAVRADIMAVVDRDPAATRTLDPVLYFKGFHAIQTHRLANWLWRQGRRDFALYLQSRASSVFAVDIHPAVPMGRGIFLDHATGLVVGATAVIEDDVSILQGVTLGGTGKERGDRHPKIRRGVLIGAGAKILGNIEVGHCARIAAGSVVLKPVPPATTVAGIPAKVVGEAGCAEPARAMDQMFDDNIFAGADI; encoded by the coding sequence ATGCCCCAGACCCTGTTTCAGACCCGGCCCGCGCCCGCCGCGCGGGAGGCGGTCGCCGAGCGTTGGCAGGACACGGTCGACCCCGTCTGGTCGCGGCTGCGCAATGAGGCGGATGCGGCGATGGAAGCCGAGCCGGTGCTCGCCTCTTTCTTCGTCAGCGCAGTGCTCGGCCATGGCAGCCTTGAGGCGGTGATCGCCGAGCGGATCGCGGCGCGGCTTGATCATGCCGAACTGCCCTCGGCGGTGATCCGAGCGGCTTTTCATGAGGCTTGCGCGGGGGATAGCTCCATCCCGCAGGCGGTGCGGGCGGACATCATGGCGGTGGTGGATCGCGACCCGGCGGCCACCCGGACGCTGGATCCCGTCTTGTATTTCAAGGGCTTCCACGCCATCCAGACCCACCGATTGGCCAATTGGCTGTGGCGGCAGGGGCGCCGGGACTTCGCGCTCTATCTCCAGAGCCGCGCCTCCTCCGTCTTTGCGGTGGATATTCACCCCGCCGTGCCCATGGGACGTGGCATTTTCCTGGACCATGCCACCGGCCTGGTGGTGGGCGCCACCGCCGTGATCGAGGATGATGTCTCGATTCTTCAAGGGGTTACGCTCGGGGGCACCGGCAAGGAGCGTGGCGATCGCCACCCCAAGATCCGCCGGGGTGTGCTGATCGGGGCGGGCGCCAAGATCCTGGGCAATATCGAGGTGGGCCATTGCGCCCGCATCGCGGCGGGCTCCGTGGTGCTCAAGCCCGTGCCGCCGGCCACCACGGTTGCTGGCATCCCGGCCAAGGTGGTGGGGGAGGCGGGCTGTGCCGAGCCGGCCCGCGCCATGGACCAAATGTTCGACGACAACATCTTTGCTGGCGCCGATATCTGA
- the pcaD gene encoding 3-oxoadipate enol-lactonase, whose product MPFLHIAGERFRYETTGLRKGPALVLAHSLGTRLEMWDALVPHLAHRLHLIRFDARGHGRSAAPDAVYSMGDLGRDLINILDALDVPQAHLCGLSLGGMVGQWMALNAPQRLNRLVLANTTAHAGPHRLWEGRIKAVRKAGTAPIADAVVESWFTPAFRQATPAEVARVRTMVAETSAAGYTGTSCAMRDMDFRHDLSHVGTPTLVVIGAQDRSTPPEWGELIASHIPGAQKVVLDTGHMSAIEAPEAFAAALTRFLA is encoded by the coding sequence GTGCCATTCCTTCACATTGCCGGCGAGCGGTTCCGCTATGAGACCACCGGGCTCCGGAAGGGGCCAGCCCTGGTGCTCGCCCATTCGCTCGGCACCCGGCTGGAAATGTGGGACGCGCTCGTCCCCCATCTCGCCCACCGCCTCCATCTGATCCGCTTTGACGCCCGCGGCCACGGCCGGAGTGCGGCGCCGGATGCGGTCTATTCCATGGGGGATCTGGGCCGCGACCTCATCAACATCCTTGATGCCCTTGATGTGCCCCAGGCGCATCTGTGCGGGCTGTCGCTGGGCGGCATGGTCGGGCAGTGGATGGCGCTGAATGCGCCACAGCGGCTCAACCGCCTGGTGCTGGCCAACACCACCGCCCATGCCGGGCCGCACCGCCTGTGGGAAGGGCGCATCAAGGCGGTGCGCAAGGCGGGCACGGCGCCCATTGCCGATGCGGTGGTGGAGAGCTGGTTCACCCCCGCTTTCCGGCAGGCCACCCCCGCCGAGGTGGCGCGGGTCCGGACCATGGTCGCGGAGACTTCGGCGGCCGGCTATACGGGCACCAGTTGCGCCATGCGGGACATGGATTTCCGACATGACCTCAGCCATGTCGGGACGCCCACCTTGGTGGTGATCGGTGCGCAGGACCGTTCGACGCCGCCCGAATGGGGCGAGCTGATCGCGTCCCATATTCCCGGCGCGCAGAAGGTGGTGCTGGACACCGGCCACATGTCCGCCATCGAGGCGCCAGAGGCCTTCGCGGCGGCCCTCACGCGCTTCCTGGCCTGA
- a CDS encoding nitrogen fixation protein NifZ: MGLGREQDVEIFKEPRFRPGEKVRSTKHVKNDGTYPLKEIGENLVRKGDVGYVRDIGIFLQQFYIYAVEWVERGTIVGMRGKELVSLDNPPPTAETTAPKAEEALP; this comes from the coding sequence ATGGGCCTCGGACGTGAGCAGGACGTGGAGATCTTCAAGGAACCGCGCTTCCGCCCCGGCGAGAAGGTGCGCTCCACCAAGCATGTGAAGAATGACGGCACCTATCCCTTGAAGGAGATCGGCGAGAATCTCGTTCGCAAGGGCGATGTCGGCTATGTCCGCGACATCGGCATCTTCCTCCAGCAATTCTACATCTATGCGGTGGAGTGGGTGGAGCGCGGCACCATCGTGGGCATGCGCGGCAAGGAACTTGTCAGCCTCGACAACCCGCCCCCCACCGCCGAAACGACCGCCCCCAAGGCCGAGGAGGCCCTCCCGTGA
- the nifB gene encoding nitrogenase cofactor biosynthesis protein NifB — MSAPMFSLDKLIASPVSVEEMRAKLEGGGCSSSSCGSSAKPDDLPQDVWDRIKDHPCYSEEAHHYFARMHVAVAPACNIQCNYCNRKYDCANESRPGVVSEKLTPDQAMRKVVAVANEVPQFSVLGIAGPGDSCYDWKKTKATFEAVYKEIPDVKLCLSTNGLALPDHVDEIAEMNIDHVTVTINMVDPEVGTKIYPWIFHNHKRYTGYEASKILHERQMLSLEMLRDRGILVKVNSVMIPGVNDEHLLEVNKWVKERGAFLHNVMPLISAAEHGTHYGLTGQRGPTAMELKALQDKLEGGAKLMRHCRQCRADAVGLLGEDRGQEFTLDQIPEFVTYDPAKRAAYREVVASERGDHVAKKQEINSEIRAMETDGTLLVAVATKGGGRVNEHFGHAKEFQVYEATPKGIQFVGHRKVDNYCMGGFGEDATLDGVIAALEGVEVVLCAKIGDCPKDALTAAGIRATDDYALEYIEAAIGALYAREFGRTVTDQKLALSA, encoded by the coding sequence ATGTCCGCACCCATGTTTTCCCTGGACAAATTGATCGCCTCCCCGGTCTCCGTTGAGGAGATGCGCGCCAAGCTGGAAGGAGGCGGTTGCTCGTCCTCCTCCTGCGGGTCCTCGGCCAAGCCCGACGATCTGCCCCAGGATGTCTGGGACAGGATCAAGGACCATCCCTGTTACTCGGAAGAGGCGCACCATTACTTCGCCCGCATGCATGTGGCGGTGGCTCCGGCCTGCAACATCCAGTGCAATTACTGCAATCGCAAATATGACTGCGCCAATGAGAGTCGCCCCGGCGTCGTCTCGGAAAAGCTGACCCCCGACCAGGCCATGCGCAAGGTGGTGGCGGTGGCGAACGAGGTGCCGCAATTCTCCGTGCTCGGCATCGCCGGCCCCGGCGACAGCTGCTACGACTGGAAGAAGACCAAGGCCACCTTCGAGGCGGTCTACAAGGAAATTCCCGACGTCAAGCTCTGCCTCTCCACCAATGGTCTCGCCTTGCCGGACCATGTGGACGAAATCGCGGAGATGAATATCGACCACGTCACGGTCACCATCAACATGGTGGATCCGGAAGTGGGTACGAAGATCTATCCGTGGATCTTCCACAATCACAAGCGCTATACCGGCTATGAGGCCTCCAAGATCCTGCATGAGCGGCAGATGCTGAGCCTGGAAATGCTGCGCGACCGCGGCATTCTGGTGAAGGTCAACTCGGTCATGATCCCCGGCGTCAATGACGAGCACCTCCTGGAGGTGAACAAGTGGGTGAAGGAGCGCGGCGCCTTCCTCCACAATGTCATGCCCCTGATCTCGGCCGCCGAGCACGGCACCCATTACGGCCTCACCGGCCAGCGCGGCCCCACCGCCATGGAGCTGAAGGCGCTGCAGGACAAGCTGGAAGGCGGCGCCAAGCTCATGCGCCATTGCCGCCAGTGTCGGGCGGACGCGGTCGGGCTGCTCGGCGAGGACCGGGGCCAGGAATTCACCCTCGACCAGATCCCCGAATTCGTCACCTACGACCCGGCCAAGCGCGCCGCCTATCGCGAGGTGGTGGCGAGCGAGCGCGGCGATCACGTGGCCAAGAAGCAGGAGATCAATTCCGAGATCCGGGCCATGGAGACCGACGGCACGCTGCTGGTGGCGGTGGCCACCAAGGGCGGCGGGCGGGTGAACGAGCATTTCGGCCACGCCAAGGAATTCCAGGTCTATGAGGCCACCCCCAAGGGCATCCAGTTCGTCGGCCACCGCAAGGTGGACAATTACTGCATGGGCGGCTTCGGCGAGGATGCGACGCTGGACGGCGTGATCGCAGCGCTGGAAGGGGTGGAAGTGGTGCTGTGCGCCAAGATCGGCGACTGCCCCAAGGACGCGCTCACCGCCGCCGGCATCCGCGCCACCGATGACTATGCCCTCGAATATATCGAGGCGGCCATCGGCGCCCTCTATGCCCGCGAATTCGGCCGCACCGTCACCGACCAGAAGCTCGCGCTCTCCGCCTGA
- a CDS encoding alpha/beta fold hydrolase: MPTFSSDGVELAYLDEGAGDVVLLIHGFGSTKEINWVNTGWVKLLLGAGRRVIAFDHRGHGASEKLYDPELYHTELMADDAARLLDHLGVQQADVIGYSMGARVGAHLALLHPERVRSLVMGGLGIHLVEGAGLPQSIADALEAPSLDDVTDPMGRMFRAFGDANKADLKALAACIRGSRQMLSEAEVRRIFQPVLVAVGTRDAVAGDAHRLAALLPDGEALDIPGRDHNPAVGDKVFKQGVLDFFARRP; encoded by the coding sequence ATGCCCACCTTTTCATCCGACGGCGTCGAACTGGCCTATCTGGACGAGGGCGCGGGCGATGTGGTGCTTCTTATTCACGGCTTTGGCTCCACAAAGGAGATCAACTGGGTCAATACGGGTTGGGTGAAGCTGCTGCTGGGGGCGGGACGGAGGGTGATCGCGTTCGACCATCGCGGGCATGGCGCTTCGGAAAAGCTTTATGATCCAGAGCTTTATCATACCGAACTAATGGCCGACGACGCGGCGCGGCTGCTCGATCATCTGGGCGTGCAGCAGGCGGATGTGATCGGCTATTCCATGGGTGCCCGCGTGGGCGCGCACTTGGCCTTGCTGCATCCGGAGCGGGTGCGGTCTCTCGTCATGGGCGGCCTCGGCATACATCTGGTGGAGGGGGCGGGCCTGCCCCAGTCCATCGCCGATGCTCTGGAGGCGCCCAGCCTCGATGATGTCACCGACCCCATGGGCCGCATGTTCCGGGCTTTCGGCGATGCCAACAAGGCGGACCTGAAAGCGCTGGCCGCTTGCATCCGCGGCTCGCGCCAGATGCTCAGCGAGGCCGAGGTGCGTCGCATCTTCCAGCCGGTCCTTGTGGCGGTGGGCACGCGGGATGCTGTCGCGGGCGATGCCCACAGGCTGGCGGCTCTGCTGCCCGATGGCGAGGCCCTGGACATTCCCGGCCGCGACCACAATCCCGCGGTGGGCGATAAGGTGTTTAAGCAGGGGGTGCTGGATTTCTTCGCGCGGCGTCCGTGA
- a CDS encoding DUF3126 family protein: MDKTELERVQRYLRTLFGNPQIKVTARPKKKDSAEVYLGDEFIGVLFKDEEDGDLSYNFQMAILDTDLD; encoded by the coding sequence TTGGATAAGACCGAGCTCGAGCGGGTACAGAGATACCTCAGAACACTGTTCGGCAACCCGCAGATCAAGGTTACCGCGCGTCCGAAGAAGAAGGATTCCGCCGAGGTCTATCTGGGCGATGAATTCATCGGCGTCCTGTTCAAGGACGAGGAGGACGGCGACCTGTCCTACAACTTCCAGATGGCCATCCTGGACACCGATCTGGATTGA
- a CDS encoding 4Fe4S-binding leucine-rich repeat protein, whose amino-acid sequence MAGEAAEDVESGPEALDWQGRPLRCQDCPHEDIHAEGRCDLGKICVADRRGKRIDRFFARNPDLAARYLAHPYFEVRTLAAKHASVFLIGSLKDDPEPEVRTMVAYRLPLSRAREMRKDPDRRVRIAITHRLEGGDLVSMLADEDYYVRLTAARRAPPAALVMALHDPEAEVRREVARRIGPAHLPTMAGDPDPLVRLAVAERLPPARLTVLARDGDMRVRFAVAERIDPPHLHGFLQDEVEAIRELAQRRLANEGGRHGPRT is encoded by the coding sequence ATGGCCGGGGAAGCGGCGGAAGACGTCGAAAGCGGGCCCGAGGCGCTCGACTGGCAAGGCCGCCCCTTGCGCTGCCAGGATTGTCCTCATGAGGACATCCACGCGGAAGGGCGCTGCGACCTTGGCAAGATCTGCGTCGCCGACCGGCGGGGCAAGCGCATCGATCGTTTCTTCGCTCGCAATCCCGATCTTGCCGCCCGCTATCTGGCCCATCCCTATTTCGAGGTCCGGACGCTCGCCGCCAAGCATGCCAGCGTCTTCCTCATCGGCTCTTTGAAGGACGACCCGGAGCCGGAAGTGCGCACCATGGTGGCCTATCGCCTGCCTTTGTCGCGGGCGCGGGAGATGCGCAAGGACCCGGACCGCCGGGTGCGCATCGCCATCACCCACCGCCTGGAAGGGGGCGATCTCGTCTCCATGCTGGCGGACGAAGACTATTATGTGCGCCTCACCGCCGCCCGCCGCGCGCCGCCGGCGGCCCTGGTGATGGCGCTGCACGACCCGGAAGCCGAAGTGCGCCGCGAGGTGGCCCGCCGCATCGGGCCGGCGCACCTGCCCACCATGGCGGGCGATCCCGACCCGCTGGTGCGCCTCGCCGTCGCCGAGCGCCTGCCGCCCGCCCGCCTCACGGTGCTGGCGCGCGACGGCGACATGCGGGTGCGCTTCGCGGTGGCCGAGCGCATCGATCCACCGCACCTGCACGGCTTCTTGCAGGACGAGGTGGAAGCCATTCGCGAGCTGGCGCAGCGCCGCCTCGCAAACGAGGGAGGACGCCATGGGCCTCGGACGTGA
- a CDS encoding 4Fe-4S dicluster domain-containing protein: MSLKIIVSQCTVCGACEFECPNAAIRMKGDTYIIDPKKCTECEGQFDEPQCAAVCPVPNTCVPAS; encoded by the coding sequence ATGTCTCTCAAGATCATCGTGTCCCAGTGCACCGTCTGCGGCGCCTGCGAATTCGAGTGCCCCAACGCGGCCATCCGCATGAAGGGCGACACCTACATCATCGACCCCAAGAAGTGCACCGAGTGCGAAGGCCAGTTCGACGAGCCCCAGTGCGCCGCCGTCTGCCCGGTGCCCAACACCTGCGTCCCGGCCAGCTGA
- a CDS encoding YoaK family protein yields the protein MLRYDLHLRFIAVCLSALAGFVDALGFIELGGFFVSFMSGNSTRVGVGLENAGESLHWAIAAGLISSFVSGVVTGTIAGRLLHRRRHTVLLLLVATMLALAGTLHALEFGFATVAAMAFAMGVENTVFERNGEVSIGLTYMTGTLVKLGQHIAAAFMGGSRTAWLSYFGLWSGLVGGAFAGALLYPHMGLNALWLAVAGALLLAAGTRRFWFG from the coding sequence GTGCTTCGCTACGATCTTCACCTGCGCTTCATTGCCGTCTGCCTGTCGGCCCTGGCCGGCTTCGTGGACGCCCTTGGCTTCATCGAACTGGGCGGCTTCTTCGTCTCGTTCATGAGCGGCAATTCCACGCGCGTGGGCGTCGGGCTCGAAAATGCGGGCGAATCGCTGCACTGGGCCATCGCTGCCGGGCTCATCTCCAGCTTCGTCTCCGGCGTGGTCACGGGCACGATCGCCGGGCGCCTGCTGCACCGGCGCCGGCACACGGTGCTCCTCCTGCTGGTGGCCACCATGCTGGCGCTGGCGGGCACGCTGCATGCCCTGGAGTTCGGCTTTGCCACCGTGGCGGCCATGGCCTTCGCCATGGGCGTGGAGAACACCGTGTTCGAGCGCAATGGCGAGGTGAGCATCGGGCTGACCTACATGACCGGCACGCTGGTGAAGCTCGGCCAGCATATCGCCGCCGCCTTCATGGGCGGCAGCCGCACGGCGTGGCTGTCTTATTTCGGCCTCTGGTCCGGCCTGGTAGGCGGCGCCTTCGCGGGCGCCCTGCTCTATCCCCATATGGGCCTGAACGCCTTGTGGCTTGCAGTGGCCGGCGCGCTGCTGCTGGCCGCCGGCACACGGCGATTCTGGTTCGGCTGA
- a CDS encoding alanine/glycine:cation symporter family protein translates to MDAIIDFLNTIFWGYVLIYGLLAVGIYFTLRLRFIQIIHFPEMIRCVTGSSSTDKAGISPFQALCTSLASRVGTGNIAGVAVALYLGGPGSIFWMWMVALVGMATAYSESTLAQLYKVRNEEGQYRGGPAFYISRGLKSPWAGALFSVCLILSFGLIFNAVQANSIADAVEGAFGLPKIATGIALAALTGVIIFGGISTIARVAEIVVPFMAAGYVAVALYALIAHIGEVPSVLALIVRSAFGLEPAVGGVTGAVAAAMMNGVKRGLFSNEAGMGSAPNIAAVATPEPHHPSSQGFVQALGVFIDTIVICTATACLILLSGVFQQGNGVTGTQLTQAAMTAHIGAAGSYFIAVAIFFFAFTSIIGNYAYAENALTFLGLDHKGAKAVLRLGVLAMVVWGAYESVATVFNAADASMGLMATINLVAIVLLSGLVARLTRSYLDQRKAGKIPVFLAEDMPELAGEIETEIWSRR, encoded by the coding sequence ATGGACGCAATCATCGACTTTCTGAACACGATATTCTGGGGCTATGTGCTCATTTACGGCCTGCTGGCAGTCGGCATCTACTTCACGCTGCGCCTGCGCTTCATCCAGATCATCCATTTTCCGGAGATGATCCGCTGCGTCACCGGCTCCTCGTCCACAGACAAGGCCGGCATTTCACCGTTCCAGGCGCTGTGCACATCTCTCGCCTCTCGAGTCGGCACTGGCAATATCGCGGGCGTGGCAGTGGCGCTCTATCTGGGGGGGCCGGGGTCCATCTTCTGGATGTGGATGGTGGCGCTGGTGGGCATGGCCACCGCCTACTCCGAAAGCACCCTGGCGCAGCTCTACAAGGTCCGCAATGAAGAGGGTCAGTATCGCGGCGGACCTGCCTTCTATATCTCGCGCGGCCTGAAGTCGCCATGGGCAGGCGCGCTGTTTTCCGTCTGCCTCATCCTGTCCTTTGGCCTCATCTTCAATGCGGTACAAGCCAATTCCATTGCCGATGCTGTCGAAGGAGCCTTCGGGCTGCCGAAGATCGCCACCGGCATCGCCCTTGCGGCCCTCACCGGGGTGATCATTTTCGGCGGGATCAGCACCATCGCCCGCGTGGCCGAAATCGTGGTGCCCTTCATGGCCGCCGGTTATGTGGCGGTGGCGCTCTATGCCCTCATCGCCCATATCGGCGAGGTTCCCTCCGTCCTCGCCCTCATCGTGCGCAGCGCCTTCGGCCTGGAGCCTGCGGTGGGCGGCGTCACCGGCGCCGTCGCCGCAGCCATGATGAACGGCGTGAAGCGGGGCCTGTTTTCCAACGAAGCGGGCATGGGCAGCGCTCCGAACATTGCAGCGGTGGCGACCCCGGAGCCGCACCACCCTTCCAGCCAAGGTTTCGTGCAGGCGCTCGGCGTCTTCATCGACACCATCGTGATCTGCACAGCAACCGCGTGCCTGATCCTGCTCTCCGGCGTGTTCCAACAGGGCAATGGGGTCACCGGGACCCAGCTCACTCAAGCCGCCATGACCGCGCATATCGGTGCCGCCGGCAGCTATTTCATCGCGGTCGCCATCTTCTTCTTCGCCTTCACCTCCATCATCGGAAATTATGCCTATGCGGAGAACGCGCTCACCTTCCTCGGGCTCGACCACAAGGGCGCGAAAGCCGTTCTTCGGCTCGGCGTGCTGGCGATGGTGGTCTGGGGGGCCTACGAGAGCGTGGCCACGGTGTTCAATGCCGCCGACGCCTCCATGGGCCTGATGGCAACCATCAACCTCGTGGCCATCGTGCTTCTGTCCGGCCTCGTGGCGCGCTTGACACGCTCCTATCTGGACCAGCGCAAGGCCGGCAAGATTCCGGTCTTCCTCGCCGAGGACATGCCGGAACTGGCGGGTGAGATCGAAACCGAGATCTGGAGCCGCCGCTGA